In Paenibacillus sp. FSL M7-0420, a single genomic region encodes these proteins:
- a CDS encoding ABC transporter substrate-binding protein — protein sequence MRLKRWFGTATTAVLVSSLVLAGCGGNTKNEGNAANPPSSTDSAAPAAKDIVTLKAYFPGDKPAGFDTVLQAVNDKLKADNIGAALNVNFMPWSDYGNAVSVKMSAGEEFDMYLDAPWISMNQMIESKSLMELDAAVAARPELKASIPEEMWEYNKFGGKIMGVPLGTTQGQLYGLLIRKDLREKYGLPELKTLGDLEKFLYAVKENEKDVKPFVINGIKADKLPFILSDSANLAKDEVLEIGVNMFSYSIKDKKVIGQWVSPTIADAYERVTKYYKDGIISKNIAQEQNAETLFKQGKYAATYYAADGVEGLKYSEMLKDGSDKLEIFIPNGEQAKPYTAYQQWNFLCIPTTSKHSDTVMDVMNWLSIKENHDLMEYGIQGKDWEPVGDSSYKVLSAYTFPGYVLTWRPTLNRTPDNMMPDDKKWFDFSTKTSNFTLSPIAGFNFNAEKVKTEYAKITPLHDSIFLPLSQGLIPAEEGKKTMEDKMASLGGQKVIDEIQAQIDAVTSGK from the coding sequence ATGAGGTTAAAAAGATGGTTTGGCACGGCAACAACAGCGGTATTGGTATCGTCACTGGTGCTCGCGGGCTGCGGGGGAAATACGAAAAATGAAGGCAATGCCGCGAATCCTCCGTCCAGTACAGACAGTGCAGCTCCTGCTGCCAAAGACATTGTGACGCTAAAGGCTTATTTCCCGGGAGATAAACCTGCGGGGTTCGATACTGTGCTGCAGGCGGTTAACGACAAGCTGAAAGCGGATAATATCGGAGCCGCCCTGAATGTCAATTTCATGCCATGGTCCGATTACGGGAATGCGGTATCCGTGAAGATGTCTGCCGGGGAAGAGTTCGATATGTATCTGGATGCTCCTTGGATATCCATGAACCAGATGATTGAGAGTAAATCTTTGATGGAGCTGGATGCGGCAGTGGCTGCACGGCCCGAGCTGAAGGCGTCCATTCCAGAGGAAATGTGGGAGTACAACAAGTTCGGCGGCAAAATTATGGGGGTTCCGCTCGGCACCACCCAAGGCCAGCTCTATGGCCTGCTGATCCGCAAGGACTTACGCGAGAAATACGGGCTTCCCGAGCTGAAAACGCTGGGTGACCTGGAGAAATTCCTGTATGCGGTCAAGGAAAATGAGAAAGACGTCAAGCCTTTTGTCATTAACGGAATTAAGGCGGATAAGCTGCCATTCATTCTGAGTGACTCTGCGAATCTGGCAAAGGATGAAGTGCTGGAGATTGGGGTCAACATGTTCTCGTATTCGATCAAGGATAAGAAGGTCATTGGCCAATGGGTGAGTCCGACGATTGCCGATGCCTATGAACGTGTCACCAAATATTATAAGGATGGAATTATCTCCAAGAATATTGCCCAGGAGCAAAATGCGGAGACGCTGTTCAAGCAAGGTAAATATGCGGCGACCTACTATGCAGCCGATGGTGTGGAAGGATTGAAATATTCGGAAATGCTGAAGGATGGCAGCGACAAGCTGGAGATCTTCATTCCGAACGGGGAGCAGGCCAAGCCTTATACAGCTTATCAGCAATGGAACTTCCTCTGTATACCGACGACTTCCAAGCATTCGGATACAGTTATGGATGTAATGAACTGGCTGTCGATTAAGGAGAACCATGATCTGATGGAATACGGCATTCAAGGGAAAGACTGGGAGCCTGTCGGCGATTCGAGCTATAAGGTACTGTCCGCGTATACCTTCCCTGGTTATGTGCTGACCTGGCGGCCGACGCTGAACCGTACACCTGACAACATGATGCCGGATGACAAGAAGTGGTTCGATTTCTCGACCAAGACATCCAACTTCACGCTGAGTCCAATTGCAGGCTTCAACTTCAACGCCGAGAAGGTAAAGACGGAATATGCCAAAATCACGCCGCTTCATGATTCGATCTTCCTGCCGCTCAGCCAAGGCCTGATCCCTGCGGAGGAAGGAAAGAAAACGATGGAGGATAAAATGGCCAGTCTCGGCGGGCAAAAAGTGATCGATGAAATCCAGGCTCAGATTGATGCCGTTACTTCCGGGAAATAA
- a CDS encoding AraC family transcriptional regulator translates to MKFRQPLFASLKRHPTYMKLIFYFVSANVLVLGVSFVLLYGQSSKTLLHEIGDHSESLLVNGARNTSRLMEWALDFSFSSSNDSALKVYALSDHYGDFETYEVWSQLMDIKNANPSIDSVYLINDYTNTVVDSRLGLNDTAAFYDQDILKRLRDPDIVNHSVLIPRTLSLPLTGNTPKDVLTIVRFYEKGSSISAFVMNVDTDNLMTLLQNNSNFASRSITVLNDRDETIFSSTDMSPQQIAELRSHGMKGASGWKLFQPYGQGEKLVVYADSSIKGIQDWTFIEMIPKSAILGKITVLRNTSLILFLVLFAASLAVIILISKRVYSPIQELISRVMRQHQAEKPGLGANANELEYLSSVFTSQHNQIHELTEQWRHNKFLGRERFLRDFLGETYHSAEEISAQFLEWGIDLPTDQLSVAIFRIDHFAEFSGVYPEKDRRLLRFAMSNIIQESLQASRHKLQTVDMGDDHVAVILSAPLSEEFVKELQGSQQLIQQYLSVGTTIAWGRTLPGLTDMHEVYLETYELTQERFRFGHRSLIVKAWLPDAPGELYHLPVSQERQIAQAILKGEAPVILEVLRSAVVKLRELPYFECKMSLITLFMNIRRLIQEHSAQPLPSSWGLTSIEKQIIQQETIDNVTPWMEALITKTLEDIATARSQSKNIALISQVDQFMESHLTDPNLSATMLADHLGLSVNYFRSLYKAETNQSITDKISEKRLTFICQELIASDSPIEPIVQHFGFSSLNTFYSSFKKVYGMTPAQYRKKYRAGEGGGKV, encoded by the coding sequence ATGAAATTCAGACAACCACTCTTCGCATCGCTGAAGCGGCACCCTACTTATATGAAGCTTATTTTTTATTTTGTCAGTGCGAACGTTCTGGTACTGGGGGTATCCTTCGTACTGCTCTATGGGCAATCCTCCAAGACCCTGCTGCACGAGATCGGAGATCATTCGGAATCCCTCTTGGTAAACGGAGCCCGAAATACGTCACGGCTGATGGAATGGGCGCTTGATTTCAGCTTCTCCTCCAGTAATGACAGTGCACTTAAGGTGTATGCGCTTTCAGATCATTACGGCGATTTCGAAACCTATGAGGTATGGAGCCAGCTGATGGACATTAAGAACGCCAACCCCTCCATTGATTCTGTCTACCTCATTAACGATTATACGAATACGGTTGTTGACTCCAGGCTTGGGTTAAATGATACCGCCGCTTTTTACGATCAGGATATACTTAAGCGCTTACGTGACCCGGATATAGTGAACCATAGCGTGCTCATTCCGCGAACCTTATCCCTCCCTCTTACCGGGAATACACCCAAGGACGTGCTGACCATTGTCAGATTTTATGAAAAAGGCAGTTCCATCTCTGCGTTCGTCATGAATGTGGATACGGATAATCTCATGACCCTGCTTCAGAACAATTCAAACTTCGCCAGCAGATCCATCACCGTGCTGAATGACCGCGACGAGACGATCTTCAGCAGTACGGACATGAGTCCGCAGCAGATTGCAGAGCTCCGGAGCCACGGAATGAAGGGCGCCAGCGGCTGGAAGCTGTTCCAGCCCTATGGCCAGGGGGAGAAGCTGGTGGTGTATGCCGACTCCTCGATCAAGGGCATCCAGGATTGGACCTTCATTGAGATGATACCGAAGTCCGCCATCCTGGGCAAAATCACAGTCCTGCGAAATACCAGCCTGATCCTGTTCCTCGTCTTGTTCGCGGCCTCCCTGGCGGTGATTATTCTAATCTCCAAACGGGTATACTCGCCCATTCAGGAGCTGATCAGCCGGGTCATGCGGCAGCATCAGGCGGAGAAGCCGGGCCTTGGCGCGAATGCCAATGAACTGGAATACTTATCGAGTGTCTTTACCTCGCAGCATAATCAGATTCACGAGCTTACCGAGCAATGGCGGCATAATAAATTTCTGGGCCGAGAGCGGTTCCTAAGGGATTTTCTGGGGGAGACTTATCACTCGGCAGAGGAGATCAGCGCTCAATTCCTGGAATGGGGGATTGATCTGCCGACAGATCAGCTATCCGTAGCGATCTTCCGGATCGACCACTTCGCAGAATTCTCGGGAGTATACCCGGAGAAGGACCGGCGTCTGCTGCGGTTCGCCATGTCCAATATCATTCAAGAGTCGCTGCAAGCGTCCAGGCACAAGCTGCAAACGGTGGATATGGGAGACGACCACGTGGCTGTCATCTTATCGGCTCCCTTATCCGAGGAATTCGTGAAGGAGCTGCAAGGCTCCCAGCAATTAATCCAGCAATATTTGTCCGTGGGCACCACCATTGCCTGGGGCCGGACCTTGCCGGGCTTAACCGACATGCACGAGGTATATCTGGAGACATATGAGCTGACGCAAGAACGGTTCCGCTTCGGACACCGCTCGCTTATCGTCAAGGCATGGCTGCCGGATGCACCCGGGGAATTGTATCATTTGCCTGTGAGCCAGGAGCGGCAGATCGCCCAGGCCATTCTCAAGGGGGAGGCCCCCGTCATTCTGGAGGTCCTGCGCTCCGCGGTAGTGAAGCTGCGGGAACTGCCATATTTTGAATGCAAAATGTCCCTCATCACCTTGTTCATGAACATCCGCCGGCTCATCCAGGAGCATTCGGCTCAGCCGCTGCCCAGCTCGTGGGGGCTAACGTCCATCGAGAAGCAGATCATCCAGCAGGAGACAATAGATAACGTAACGCCTTGGATGGAGGCCTTAATTACCAAGACGCTCGAAGACATTGCAACCGCCCGCAGCCAATCCAAGAATATCGCCCTGATCTCACAGGTGGACCAGTTCATGGAGAGTCATCTCACCGATCCGAATCTGTCTGCCACCATGCTGGCTGATCACCTGGGCTTGTCGGTCAATTATTTCCGCAGCCTATATAAAGCAGAGACCAACCAGTCCATCACCGACAAAATATCGGAGAAGCGGCTGACCTTCATCTGCCAGGAGCTCATTGCCTCCGACTCCCCGATCGAGCCCATCGTCCAGCATTTCGGCTTCTCGTCCCTGAACACCTTCTATTCCAGCTTCAAGAAGGTGTACGGCATGACACCGGCCCAGTACCGGAAGAAGTACCGGGCGGGGGAGGGCGGGGGAAAGGTGTAG
- a CDS encoding carbohydrate ABC transporter permease, whose product MRQKHSAADRTFTAFAHTFILLFTLFCLFPFLLMIAGSFTDEEELIAHGYTLFPQKLSLAAYKAVLQSDVLFNGYGVTVFITVVGALSALCISAMLGYSLANKRNVLQTPFLLFCYLPMLFSGGIIPFYIVVSQWLHLQNTIWVLILTMLCQPFLVFLLVSFFRTIPEELEEAARIDGANEMRVFFQIMIPISKPILASVGLFYALSFWNDWFMGLMFIDNEKLFPLQLILRRMVSNMEAAKNLIPSGAAIAVTPPTYGVRMATTVLTIGPIVLLYPMLQKYFVKGLTVGAVKG is encoded by the coding sequence ATGAGACAGAAACATAGCGCTGCGGATCGCACCTTTACGGCATTCGCCCATACGTTCATTTTGCTGTTCACTCTATTTTGTCTGTTTCCTTTTCTGCTGATGATTGCCGGCTCGTTTACGGATGAGGAGGAGCTGATTGCGCACGGCTACACCTTATTTCCGCAAAAATTATCGCTGGCCGCTTATAAGGCGGTTCTGCAATCCGATGTATTGTTCAACGGCTATGGCGTCACCGTGTTCATTACGGTTGTCGGGGCCTTAAGCGCCCTGTGCATTTCGGCCATGCTCGGCTATTCACTGGCGAATAAACGGAATGTTCTGCAAACGCCTTTTCTGTTATTCTGCTACTTGCCTATGCTCTTCTCGGGAGGCATCATTCCGTTCTATATTGTGGTTAGCCAGTGGCTGCATTTGCAGAATACGATCTGGGTACTGATTCTAACCATGTTGTGCCAGCCATTCCTCGTCTTCCTGCTGGTCAGCTTCTTCCGCACCATTCCTGAGGAGCTGGAGGAAGCCGCCAGAATAGACGGAGCGAATGAGATGAGAGTGTTCTTCCAGATTATGATTCCGATCTCGAAGCCGATTCTGGCTTCTGTCGGCCTCTTCTATGCGCTGAGCTTCTGGAATGACTGGTTCATGGGACTGATGTTCATCGATAATGAGAAATTATTCCCGCTGCAATTAATTCTGCGCCGGATGGTCTCCAATATGGAGGCGGCCAAGAATCTGATTCCTTCCGGTGCGGCGATTGCAGTGACACCACCGACTTACGGGGTGCGGATGGCGACAACAGTGCTGACCATCGGCCCGATTGTGCTGCTGTATCCGATGCTTCAGAAATATTTTGTCAAAGGTCTAACGGTAGGAGCGGTAAAAGGGTAA
- a CDS encoding mechanosensitive ion channel family protein: MNFIQEHLAGYGMSEQMVVYLSNIIMVLCIALLSIVANLVAKKIVLRIIIHFINNNRYTWDNIFLEKKVFHKLSHLAPAFIIYYAAPIFPLYQSFIVKFALAYMIIVTITVFNALLDAIDAIYRTYEVSKMRPIRGYIQVAKIILYIIGAIVVISNLMGQNPLILLSGLGALSAVLMLVFKDSILGLVAGIQLSSNDMVRVGDWIEMPKYNADGNVIDITLNTVKVMNFDKTITMIPSYALISDSFKNWRGMEAAGGRRIKRSVCIDTSSICFCTKEMIEEFQKVHYLSDYVLTRVDEINAYNMEHHINRESKVNGRQLTNIGVFREYVQEYLRNHPKIHKDMTLIVRQLAPGDSGLPLEIYAFSNETTWGVYESVQSDIFDHIFAIIPLFGLRVFQNPTGQDIVNLKERVITSHYLA, from the coding sequence ATGAATTTTATACAAGAGCACCTAGCAGGATATGGAATGAGCGAGCAGATGGTTGTGTATCTCTCGAACATCATTATGGTTTTATGTATTGCTTTACTCTCTATAGTGGCTAATCTTGTAGCCAAAAAAATTGTGCTGAGGATCATCATCCATTTTATTAATAACAACCGGTATACGTGGGATAATATCTTTTTGGAGAAAAAAGTATTTCACAAGCTGTCGCATCTCGCTCCGGCCTTTATCATTTATTACGCCGCGCCTATTTTTCCGCTGTATCAGTCTTTCATTGTAAAGTTCGCCTTAGCTTATATGATTATTGTAACGATCACGGTGTTTAATGCCCTGCTTGATGCTATCGATGCTATTTATCGTACGTATGAAGTGTCCAAGATGAGACCGATCAGAGGCTACATTCAGGTTGCGAAGATTATACTGTATATTATTGGTGCGATTGTGGTGATTTCTAACCTCATGGGTCAGAATCCGCTGATTCTGCTTAGTGGACTGGGCGCGTTATCCGCTGTTCTGATGCTAGTCTTCAAAGATTCGATATTGGGCCTCGTGGCAGGTATTCAATTATCTTCTAATGATATGGTTCGTGTAGGCGACTGGATTGAAATGCCTAAATATAATGCCGACGGCAATGTAATTGATATTACGCTAAATACGGTAAAGGTGATGAATTTCGATAAAACCATTACCATGATTCCGAGCTATGCCCTGATCTCAGACTCTTTTAAAAATTGGCGGGGGATGGAAGCCGCCGGGGGCAGAAGGATTAAACGAAGTGTCTGTATTGATACAAGCAGCATATGTTTCTGTACCAAAGAAATGATTGAGGAGTTCCAAAAGGTTCACTATCTTAGCGATTATGTCCTGACCAGAGTAGATGAAATTAACGCCTATAATATGGAACATCATATCAATAGGGAGAGCAAAGTGAATGGGCGACAGCTAACGAATATCGGGGTGTTCCGGGAATATGTCCAAGAATATCTGCGCAATCATCCCAAAATTCATAAGGATATGACGCTCATTGTCAGGCAGTTAGCACCAGGAGACAGCGGACTGCCTTTAGAAATTTATGCGTTCAGCAATGAGACTACCTGGGGTGTGTATGAGTCCGTCCAGTCAGATATCTTTGATCACATTTTTGCGATTATCCCTCTGTTTGGACTTCGCGTTTTCCAGAACCCGACGGGCCAGGATATTGTTAATTTAAAAGAAAGGGTAATTACTTCGCATTATTTGGCATGA
- a CDS encoding ABC transporter permease has product MNYQLNAGRRSKWRHIVQNPFLYVMAVPGLLFFLVFSYLPIYGIMIAFKDYDFAKGITGSDWVGFRNFDYFFTSDDFWIILRNTLMLNVLFIVFTTAAAVLIALMFNEIRNKYFKRISQSLIFLPYFMSWIVIGMIVQSLFGGEEPMINVWLHNIGMEPVNWMFESKLWPYILTVIRVWQGAGYLSIIFLASITGIPEDLYEAARIDGASKLQIVTRITLPLLVPTIMIMTLLAVGKIFNGDFAMIYAIIGDNSMLYPTTDVIDTFVFRSMRQLHDFGMSSAVGLFQSIMGLIFVIAANWVTRRVSKESALF; this is encoded by the coding sequence ATGAACTACCAGCTTAACGCAGGTAGACGTTCAAAATGGAGGCATATCGTGCAGAATCCATTTCTGTATGTAATGGCTGTACCGGGGCTGTTGTTCTTTCTCGTGTTCAGTTATTTGCCCATATACGGGATTATGATTGCCTTCAAAGACTATGATTTTGCCAAGGGGATCACGGGGAGTGACTGGGTAGGTTTTAGAAATTTTGATTACTTTTTTACATCAGATGACTTCTGGATTATTCTGCGGAACACACTGATGCTCAACGTGCTGTTTATTGTGTTTACGACAGCGGCTGCCGTTCTGATTGCACTCATGTTCAATGAGATCCGCAATAAGTATTTCAAACGGATCTCGCAGTCGCTTATTTTCCTTCCTTATTTCATGTCCTGGATTGTGATCGGAATGATTGTGCAATCCTTATTCGGCGGGGAAGAGCCCATGATTAATGTCTGGTTGCACAATATCGGCATGGAACCGGTCAACTGGATGTTTGAGTCGAAGCTTTGGCCGTATATACTGACTGTGATCCGTGTATGGCAAGGCGCCGGTTATCTTTCGATCATTTTCCTGGCTTCCATTACGGGAATACCGGAGGATCTGTACGAGGCTGCCCGGATTGACGGAGCATCCAAGCTGCAGATTGTAACCCGCATTACATTGCCGCTGCTGGTGCCGACGATTATGATCATGACGCTGCTGGCCGTAGGCAAAATTTTCAATGGTGACTTTGCGATGATCTATGCGATCATTGGAGACAACTCCATGCTGTATCCGACTACGGACGTTATTGATACCTTTGTCTTCCGCTCGATGAGACAGCTGCACGATTTCGGCATGTCTTCGGCTGTAGGCCTGTTCCAGTCCATTATGGGGCTGATCTTCGTCATTGCCGCCAACTGGGTAACCCGGAGGGTATCCAAAGAATCTGCTTTATTCTAG
- a CDS encoding VOC family protein, whose product MASIRQRIVPHLWYDKEAAEAARFYASVFPESKVTSVTTLQDTPSGDADQVSFEVWGQPFMAISGGPYFKLNPAVSFFVNFDPSREQDATGRLDEVWDKLSEDGTALMPLGKYPFSERYGWIQDKFGVSWQLILTNPAGEERPAIIPSLLFVGDQCGRAEEAMSFYLSVFKDSRQGLLTRYPAGSAPDQEGTVMFADFMLENLWFTVMDSAHNHQFSFNEAVSFMVSCDSQEEIDYYWDKLSAVPEAEQCGWLKDAFGISWQIVPAEMNEMMEKGTPEQLARVTKAFLQMKKFELAELRKAYKGE is encoded by the coding sequence GTGGCCAGCATCAGACAGAGAATTGTCCCGCATCTATGGTATGACAAGGAGGCGGCAGAAGCCGCCCGCTTTTATGCTTCTGTGTTCCCGGAGTCCAAGGTAACGAGTGTGACCACCCTTCAGGATACGCCGTCCGGCGATGCGGATCAGGTCTCTTTTGAGGTCTGGGGGCAGCCATTCATGGCGATTAGCGGGGGTCCGTATTTCAAGCTGAATCCGGCTGTATCTTTCTTTGTGAATTTTGATCCTTCACGCGAACAGGATGCAACAGGCAGACTGGATGAGGTATGGGACAAGCTGTCCGAAGATGGTACCGCCTTGATGCCGCTCGGCAAGTATCCATTCAGTGAGCGGTACGGCTGGATTCAGGATAAGTTCGGAGTGTCCTGGCAGCTGATTCTCACGAACCCGGCAGGGGAGGAGCGGCCTGCAATTATTCCATCCCTGCTGTTCGTCGGGGATCAATGCGGGAGGGCGGAGGAGGCGATGTCCTTCTATCTGTCTGTATTCAAGGATTCACGGCAAGGTCTTCTTACCCGCTACCCTGCGGGCTCTGCGCCGGATCAGGAAGGGACGGTAATGTTCGCGGACTTCATGCTGGAGAATCTGTGGTTCACGGTCATGGACAGTGCACATAATCATCAGTTCAGCTTCAATGAAGCTGTCTCCTTCATGGTGTCATGCGATTCTCAGGAAGAGATTGACTACTACTGGGACAAGCTGTCCGCAGTTCCTGAAGCCGAGCAATGCGGCTGGCTGAAGGATGCCTTCGGCATCTCCTGGCAGATTGTTCCCGCAGAGATGAACGAGATGATGGAGAAGGGCACACCGGAGCAGCTGGCGCGTGTGACGAAGGCTTTTCTGCAGATGAAGAAGTTCGAGCTTGCGGAGCTGCGTAAGGCCTATAAGGGAGAATAA
- a CDS encoding TetR/AcrR family transcriptional regulator translates to MNQKRVLEVAAALFLEKGFAYTSMDELVRVSKVSKSNVYYHFADKEELLAGVVDYWIETYERAMDEILSRNQLSVEERVQMFLEHLSQGVQSREYKGSCPFITLYIQTPAQATHIKEKIGLFFTGLQMKISLLLKQGAEKGEFRDTIHIDEVAALFITNLEGALFLAETLKDATVITRTAIHFFNLLR, encoded by the coding sequence ATGAATCAAAAACGTGTGCTTGAAGTCGCGGCAGCCTTATTTTTAGAAAAGGGATTTGCTTATACCAGCATGGATGAATTAGTACGTGTAAGCAAAGTGTCCAAATCTAATGTCTATTATCACTTCGCTGATAAGGAAGAGTTGTTAGCAGGGGTCGTGGATTATTGGATTGAAACGTATGAGCGGGCAATGGATGAAATCCTTTCCCGGAACCAATTATCCGTTGAAGAGCGTGTCCAGATGTTTTTAGAGCATTTATCGCAGGGAGTTCAGTCCAGAGAGTATAAGGGGAGCTGTCCGTTTATTACGCTCTATATTCAAACTCCGGCACAAGCTACGCACATCAAAGAAAAAATAGGTCTCTTTTTCACAGGATTACAAATGAAAATCTCTCTATTACTTAAGCAAGGAGCAGAAAAAGGCGAGTTTAGAGATACGATTCATATTGATGAGGTAGCGGCACTTTTTATCACGAATCTTGAAGGAGCGCTGTTTCTTGCAGAGACATTGAAGGATGCAACGGTGATCACGAGAACAGCTATCCACTTTTTCAACTTGCTTCGATAG
- a CDS encoding alpha/beta fold hydrolase — protein MRTILLTGGTGFIGRQLVEELLTEEVMIFLLVRSKSKATRAFQEKGIFNEAAMHFIEGDLTKPDLGLSDEDKERVLRTDVIIHAGGQMDIQATTQEATSVFLNGAKHISEFAKRIHQLKGLQQFIHVVGYMSPFDDTNSKVAIDVFQEGHDYLKIKNPYERTKFLADLYIRQQASAIGYPLSVINPPTVIGSSTTGSTEQVAGLGLLVESMRRGLMPVIPGGKGYKLPLIANDALAKFIVQVVKQEPSSIQTYTLVPDQPLDPDISELLGIMSESMNMAAPTISVPLRLMKALMNSGISKITQIPSDGLNFITNRTFSNDLPKKIMGADWFTKTSVMNFFPAVVADLDYRLMYPNNQHHHAFERTLIGDTVMYQIQGEGRPFILFHGLLSDGADLFPLGLELHEQTGQPVWIPDLPGLGRSPFKREKNLLDLYLNVVKELSGRAVHGAHWIGHSFGAVILLEALAREYLDTNNKITLLQPPVAKKNSKSFTAPQMLNKWALKLATASSLERYLIGNGLFENTESIPKHYIAKVRSSFTSPRILNTTLQLNRFLSRNYQRDSTKVPGSNLHIIWGDQDRRYSAPVQLGKVDVVPYGHHFPLSHPREVACYVLGN, from the coding sequence GTGAGAACAATATTATTAACAGGTGGAACAGGTTTTATCGGGAGGCAACTCGTTGAGGAGCTTCTTACAGAGGAGGTTATGATTTTTCTTTTAGTGAGGTCGAAAAGTAAAGCAACACGTGCTTTTCAGGAAAAAGGTATTTTTAACGAGGCAGCGATGCACTTTATTGAAGGTGATTTGACGAAACCAGATTTAGGTTTAAGTGATGAAGATAAGGAGAGGGTACTACGCACAGATGTTATTATTCACGCCGGCGGACAAATGGATATTCAAGCGACAACGCAAGAAGCAACCTCTGTATTTTTAAACGGTGCCAAGCATATCAGTGAATTCGCTAAACGTATCCACCAATTGAAAGGTTTGCAGCAATTTATTCATGTAGTTGGATATATGTCCCCCTTTGATGATACTAATAGCAAGGTTGCGATTGATGTGTTCCAAGAAGGGCACGACTATTTGAAAATAAAAAACCCTTACGAAAGAACAAAATTTCTAGCAGATCTGTATATTCGCCAGCAGGCATCGGCAATAGGCTATCCGCTGTCTGTGATTAATCCCCCAACTGTAATCGGCAGCAGTACAACAGGGAGTACGGAGCAGGTTGCAGGCTTAGGCTTGCTTGTGGAGAGTATGCGCAGAGGGCTGATGCCAGTTATTCCGGGAGGCAAAGGGTATAAATTACCGCTAATTGCAAACGATGCGCTGGCGAAGTTTATCGTTCAGGTTGTTAAGCAGGAGCCATCGTCTATTCAAACCTATACACTTGTTCCAGACCAACCGCTGGACCCGGATATATCTGAATTATTAGGCATTATGTCAGAGAGTATGAATATGGCCGCACCTACAATCTCTGTGCCGCTTCGCCTCATGAAGGCACTTATGAACAGTGGAATCAGTAAAATCACACAAATTCCATCGGATGGACTGAACTTTATTACAAATAGAACCTTTTCAAATGATTTACCGAAAAAAATCATGGGAGCCGATTGGTTTACTAAGACGAGTGTTATGAATTTTTTCCCGGCCGTAGTCGCAGACTTGGATTATCGCTTGATGTATCCCAATAACCAGCATCATCATGCATTTGAACGAACCTTAATCGGAGACACTGTGATGTATCAAATACAGGGAGAGGGCAGGCCCTTTATTTTATTCCACGGTTTGCTCAGTGATGGAGCCGATTTATTTCCTTTAGGACTAGAGCTTCATGAACAAACGGGTCAACCGGTATGGATTCCGGATCTTCCGGGTTTAGGGCGGTCCCCTTTTAAGCGGGAGAAGAATCTGCTGGATCTCTATTTGAATGTAGTGAAGGAGTTATCAGGACGAGCTGTTCATGGCGCACACTGGATTGGCCATTCCTTTGGAGCGGTTATTCTGCTGGAAGCGTTAGCACGAGAGTACCTGGATACTAATAATAAGATTACTTTACTTCAGCCACCTGTTGCGAAAAAAAATTCCAAATCGTTCACTGCTCCTCAAATGTTGAACAAATGGGCATTAAAGTTAGCAACGGCTAGTTCATTAGAACGTTATTTAATTGGTAACGGTCTGTTTGAAAATACAGAGAGCATTCCGAAACATTATATTGCCAAAGTACGCAGCAGCTTCACTTCGCCTAGAATTTTAAATACAACTCTTCAGCTCAACCGTTTCCTGTCGAGAAACTATCAGAGGGATTCCACCAAAGTACCGGGGTCTAATCTTCATATTATTTGGGGAGATCAAGATCGGCGCTATTCTGCTCCAGTGCAGCTTGGTAAGGTTGATGTTGTTCCGTATGGTCATCATTTTCCGCTTAGCCATCCAAGGGAAGTGGCTTGTTATGTACTAGGGAATTAA